One genomic window of Parasteatoda tepidariorum isolate YZ-2023 chromosome 9, CAS_Ptep_4.0, whole genome shotgun sequence includes the following:
- the LOC107436246 gene encoding uncharacterized protein K02A2.6: MKSLIYDDIPIDSTEDLIVRIPVAADIVRGVRHQHQGESISTFVSSLKDLTKNAEFKSECNSNNCSKSMLNLLLRSQFIRGLADADIREKLLQQGDATFDKTIEITLAIEAAKIENKEVYKRRDWIRNLNINLNDLHIISSQNTSIKPSITCTDFSIQKIIDSFSDVFEPKIGCIPDYTCTLKLIPDAKPIFIKPRTVPYALKSKVEQELDKLEAEGVIEKIDVSEWGTPLVVVPKHDGTIRICADFKVTINSQLQNARHPIPRIEDIFNKLRDGKYFCTLDIHKAYLHLKVDEESAKYQTLSTHRGTYLAKRLFFGIKTAPNEFHKFIDQFVQDLDGTIAYFDDIIIQGKDKQDCQQRLIKVLEKFFEEKVQYLGHVISSAGLHKSPDKIQAISETPRPNSVDDVRKFIGLVMYYSKFIPDASSLLHPLNKLLCKNARFRWTAECESAFIKAKSIITSDQILVPFNPALPVTLATDASPFGLSGVLSHTMPNGIERPIAFASRSLTVAEKNYSQLDREATAVVWACKKFYDYIFGRKFTLILDNRAICAIFHPEKSLPVMTASRILRYAQFLSSFDYTIIHRKSEKHTNADYLSRNPLPLPVNYVNCIDESQALQQFIINYISTETITAKQIQTETELDPDLKKIKYDIVIGNKFDPSITIQDGILFRGNRVIIPKSLQPEMLKQLHSTHIGIVKMKALSRNYCYWKNIDTDIENMVKSCRECCDVRKNPAKAPLHIWETPEKNWQRVHIDYAGPFMEHQFLIVVDSLSKWPEIFAMKTSPTSSNTIYYLEEIFSRHGLPEILVSDNAAIFKSAEFQHFCKSNGIKQRLIAPGYPATNGQAERYVQILKTKLKCMKYHPGSLHSKLCKLLFRYRITPLNNGKTPSEMLFGRNLRCEFDLIKPTKGQKNNALQPEFNKNFKLGERVQSRNYTSSAKWKYGTVVEKLGRLHYLIELDDGYVIKRHFNQLRACQVEKSITPSLKFSRPRTVHFSLPVSSSTSTIPSSRPVSSSTPTIPSSLPVSSSTSAIPFSRPVSSSTPTIPSSLPVSSSTPTIPSSLPVSSPVTQRKPMQLRRSTREKRPVTRLNL, encoded by the exons ATGAAGAGCCTCATCTACGACGATATTCCTATAGATTCTACGGAAGACCTTATTGTCCGGATACCCGTAGCTGCTGATATCGTAAGAGGGGTGAG acatCAACATCAAGGTGAGTCGATTTCTACTTTCGTTTCTTCATTGaaagatttaacaaaaaatgctgAATTCAAATCTGAATGTAATTCTAATAACTGTTCTAAATCTATGTTAAACTTATTATTACGATCACAATTTATCAGAGGTTTAGCTGATGCCGATATTcgtgaaaaattattgcaacaAGGTGATGCTACATTtgataaaactattgaaattacCTTAGCAATTGAAGCTgctaaaatcgaaaataaagaagtttataaGA GGCGTGATTGGATTAGAaacttgaatattaatttaaatgatcttcacattatttcttcacaaaatacaaGTATTAAACCCAGCATTACTTGTACTGATTTTTCTATACAGAAAATTATTGATTCTTTTTCTGATGTGTTTGAACCTAAAATTGGTTGCATTCCTGATTATACTTGTACACTAAAGCTAATTCCAGATGCTAAAcccatttttattaaaccacgTACTGTACCGTatgctttaaaatcaaaagtagaaCAAGAATTAGATAAATTAGAAGCGGAAGgtgtaatagaaaaaatagaCGTATCAGAATGGGGTACACCCCTAGTAGTTGTCCCAAAGCATGATGGCACAATTCGTATTTGCGcagattttaaagttacaatcaACAGTCAGCTTCAAAATGCCAGACACCCAATTCCTAGAATTGAggacattttcaataaattacgCGATGGGAAATATTTCTGTACGCTCGATATCCACAAAGCATATTTACATTTGAAAGTCGATGAAGAAAGTGCAAAATATCAGACTCTTTCTACTCATAGAGGTACATACTTagcaaaaagattatttttcggAATAAAAACTGCACCAAATGAATTCCATAAATTTATTGATCAGTTTGTCCAAGATTTGGATGGAACTATTGCCTACTTTGATGATATTATCATCCAAGGAAAAGATAAACAAGATTGCCAGCAAcgtttaattaaagtattagaAAA ATTTTTCGAGGAAAAAGTTCAGTATTTGGGACATGTTATCAGTTCTGCTGGACTACACAAATCACCTGATAAAATTCAAGCTATATCCGAAACACCTCGACCAAACTCCGTTGATGATGTTCGTAAATTCATTGGACTTGTCATGTATTATTCTAAGTTCATTCCAGATGCTTCCAGCCTACTTCATCCACTAAACAAACTCTTATGTAAAAACGCACGTTTCCGATGGACTGCAGAATGTGAATCTGCGTTCATAAAAGCAAAATCAATTATAACCAGTGACCAGATTCTAGTGCCTTTCAATCCAGCTCTTCCAGTAACATTAGCTACTGATGCCAGCCCTTTTGGACTTTCAGGAGTTCTTTCACACACTATGCCAAACGGTATAGAGCGTCCTATCGCTTTTGCTTCCAGAAGTCTCACAGTTGCCGAGAAAAATTACAGTCAATTGGATCGTGAAGCTACAGCTGTGGTTTGggcttgcaaaaaattttacgattatATTTTTGGCAGAAAATTTACCTTGATTCTCGATAACAGAGCCATTTGCGCTATCTTCCATCCAGAGAAAAGCCTCCCAGTTATGACTGCTTCAAGAATTCTTCGATATGCTCAATTTCTTTCGAGTTTCGATTACACAATTATACATAGAAAATCTGAAAAGCATACAAATGCTGATTACCTTTCAAGAAATCCTCTTCCACTACCAGTTAATTACGTCAACTGTATTGATGAATCACAAGCACTCCAgcaatttatcataaattacatttcaactGAAACAATTACAGCAAAACAAATTCAAACAGAAACAGAGCTTGATCctgatcttaaaaaaataaaatacgatatTGTTATTGGAAACAAGTTTGATCCCAGTATAACCATTCAAGATGGAATCCTATTTAGAGGAAATCGAGTTATCATTCCTAAATCTCTTCAACCTGAAATGCTCAAGCAACTACATTCTACACACATAGGAATTGTGAAAATGAAAGCTCTATCTCGAAACTACTGCTATTGGAAAAACATTGACACCGATATTGAAAACATGGTTAAGAGTTGCCGTGAATGCTGTGATGTAAGAAAAAATCCAGCGAAAGCACCTCTTCACATATGGGAAACACCGGAGAAAAATTGGCAACGCGTGCACATCGACTATGCCGGACCCTTCATGGAgcatcaatttttaattgttgtggATTCACTTTCAAAATGGCCTGAAATTTTTGCTATGAAGACATCTCCTACATCATCaaacacaatttattatttagaagaaatttttagtcGTCATGGATTGcctgaaattttagtttctgaTAATGCCGCAATTTTTAAGTCAGCTGAATTCCAACATTTTTGTAAGTCAAATGGTATTAAACAGCGTCTTATTGCTCCAGGCTATCCAGCTACAAATGGCCAAGCAGAGCGCTATGTCCAGatattaaaaacgaaattaaaatgcatgaagTATCATCCAGGTTCCCTCCATAGTAAATTATGCAAACTACTTTTCCGATACAGAATAACACCACTTAACAATGGAAAAACTCCGTCAGAAATGTTATTTGGTAGAAACTTAAGATGTGAATTCGACTTAATCAAACCAactaaaggacaaaaaaataatgcctTGCAGCcagaatttaacaaaaatttcaagttagGAGAAAGAGTACAGTCTCGCAACTATACATCATCTGCTAAATGGAAGTATGGAACTGTTGTTGAAAAACTTGGACGACTTCACTATCTCATTGAATTAGACGACGGTTATGTGATCAAGCGTCACTTTAACCAATTAAGAGCTTGTCAAgttgaaaaatcaataactccttctttaaaattttctaggcCCAGGACAGTACACTTTTCTCTTCCAGTATCCAGTTCTACATCCACCATACCCTCCTCTCGTCCGGTATCCAGCTCTACACCCACCATACCCTCTTCTCTTCCTGTATCCAGCTCTACATCCGCCATACCCTTTTCTCGTCCAGTATCCAGCTCTACACCCACCATTCCCTCCTCTCTTCCTGTATCCAGCTCTACACCCACCATACCCTCCTCTCTTCCAGTTTCTAGTCCTGTAACCCAGAGAAAACCAATGCAGTTAAGGAGATCAACTCGGGAAAAAAGACCAGTCACCAGATTAAATCTCTAA